Within Leptospira limi, the genomic segment CTACAAAATTACGAACTGCTTCCGATTGTGTGACATCACATTTGAAAAAGATACCTTCCCCACCTTGTTTTTCAAGTAAAGCGAGAGTGTCTTCCCCTTCTTGTTTTCTGCGACCACAAAATCCAACCGTATAACCTGCGTTTGCATATTCTAAAACAATCGCTCTACCTAATCCGGAAGTTCCACCAGTGACTAAGGCTACTTTTTTCTTTTTCATTGGATTTCCCTATCTTCTATCAATCTTCCATACCGATTGATTGCTTCCTTTACATTTGCCCTGTCTAGATCAGATATTTCTTCAAAACGAAATCCAGCAAAAAACATATCTTCATTATTATCGTCTTCTTTTACCCATAATAAAATACAAGTTCCGTGTACGAAACCAACAATATCAAAATGCATAAAAAATTCTAATTGTTGCTCAGTGGACAATGTTCCGGGGTGGATTCCTGAGCAGCGCACCATAAATCCAGAATTTGATATATTTTCGATTGTTGAGACAATATTCCTTCCATTTTCTCGGATGGAAATGTTGTTCTTAAAACGATCCAAAATCCGAAACCTTGGATCAATTTCATACACTTCTTCCTGCGTGCTTTTTAAGCGTTTGTATACCTTTAGAGGCAAAATACTCGCAGCCATTTCAATTTTTGTAATTTCTTGGTTCTCTTGGTAGGCAGTAATGGCGAGTTTAGAGTAATTCCAATACCCAGATTTGCTATATTTAACTTCTTTAGCTTTGACTCTAAGTTTAATGGGCATATTCATTTTTGCATATTGCAAAAATTCTGAATTTAAATATAACAATAAGAAGGTGACATCTTCAAAAGGGACTTTCCCAAACATGTGATTACATGCAATTCCCAATTGCCTCGCCGCTTCCACAATTTGCATACCTGATATGTGTTTTAAATTAGGAGGAGAATAGTATTTATGAGTTGGAGGGACATACAAATTTGCAAAAAATGTGTCCCGTTTTGGAATCTCAGGGAATCTTTCAAAAATTGCAGAGATCATCGATTTTTCTACATTGCCTACATAATAATCTCGGCGTTTGACAAGTTGTAAGATTTTAATCTCATCAGCTTCTGTCACTTGGTCATTGAGTACATATTGTTCGATTTCTGTATCAAAATGATAAAATTGGCTTAAGAATTCCCGACCTGAAGCGTCAATATTCGCTTCATTTAAAATACGATCTGCTGATTCTTTGCGTATCCTTGAAGGTATCGTTTTTAATTGATAATAACTTCCCGACGCATCAGTTCTTTTAATATAATAGAATAAAAGAAATTGTTTTTCTTCTTCGTTTAATTTTGGTAAAACATCATGTTCCATAATGTCTGCCAAAATCATCCGAGGTAAAGCTCTTCTTATATTGGAAACAAAACTATCTTCTTGGAAATATGTGCGAGTGTATCGTTTATCGAGAGGTAAAACAGTGGGGAGTTCTTCTTTTTCGGAAACCTTCATTTGTATCAACCAGGAATCTACTTTAGGATTAGTCCGTAGATTCCAATGGGATACCTTTCAAGGCAAGTAATTTAACATTGATTTGTCAAAATTGTGGCGAATTCACCTAACAACAGTTACGGAACATGGCGCATAATGTACAACTCGATCAGAGACACTTCCCATGATGAATCTGCCTAAGATTCCATGACCACGACTTCCAATCACAATCAAATCGACTTTTTCTTTTTCTGCTAGTTTACAAATTTCTTCTGCTGGATATCCTTCTAATACCACACGATTCCACTTTACAGTTGTCTCATCTAATATCGGATGGATTTTTTCAAATCGTTGTTCCGAGATCCATTTGACTCGATCCTTCCCGGGAGGTGCTGCATCGTAATACCCAGGGAGTGGTCCAAAATCCTCGATCACTTCTACAACATAACAAACTGCATTACTTGCCTTGGCTAATGCCAATCCAAATTCTAAGGCCTTTGTCGAACTTGGTGAACCATCAATGGGGATGATCAGTTTTTGTATTAATTTTTCCATATGATAATCCTAGCATGATCCTTGGAGATAAGAAAGTGAATTTCCTTTGATATTTATCATATTGGTATGTATGACTCCTATAAAACTTGAGAATCGTATCGCATAGCCATCCACGAGCCAAGGAAGGAAATTATTTTTTCCGACCATCATCTTCTTTTGTGAGATAATAGGCGACAAGGATTGGAATGGTTGTGACTAAAATCACAAAAACTGCTACCACATTGGTTACTGGCCTTTGCCTTGGGCGAATGAACTCTGTTAACATCCAGATGGGAACAGTTGATTGTTGGCCTGCTGTAAACGTTGTCACAATTACCTCATCAAATGACAAAGCAAAGGATAACATTCCTCCTGCTAGTAATGCGGTTGCAATATTTGGTAGAATCACAAAACGAAACGTTTGCCATGGGTTTGCACCTAAATCCATTGATGCTTCCACCATGGAATGAGAACTCCTTCGTAACCTCGCCAGAACATTATTATAAACAGTCACGATACAAAAGGTAGCATGTGCAATGACAATGGTCCAAGTGCTAAATGGAATTCCAAACAGAGACATGGCAGACC encodes:
- a CDS encoding AfsA-related hotdog domain-containing protein encodes the protein MKVSEKEELPTVLPLDKRYTRTYFQEDSFVSNIRRALPRMILADIMEHDVLPKLNEEEKQFLLFYYIKRTDASGSYYQLKTIPSRIRKESADRILNEANIDASGREFLSQFYHFDTEIEQYVLNDQVTEADEIKILQLVKRRDYYVGNVEKSMISAIFERFPEIPKRDTFFANLYVPPTHKYYSPPNLKHISGMQIVEAARQLGIACNHMFGKVPFEDVTFLLLYLNSEFLQYAKMNMPIKLRVKAKEVKYSKSGYWNYSKLAITAYQENQEITKIEMAASILPLKVYKRLKSTQEEVYEIDPRFRILDRFKNNISIRENGRNIVSTIENISNSGFMVRCSGIHPGTLSTEQQLEFFMHFDIVGFVHGTCILLWVKEDDNNEDMFFAGFRFEEISDLDRANVKEAINRYGRLIEDREIQ
- a CDS encoding universal stress protein — translated: MEKLIQKLIIPIDGSPSSTKALEFGLALAKASNAVCYVVEVIEDFGPLPGYYDAAPPGKDRVKWISEQRFEKIHPILDETTVKWNRVVLEGYPAEEICKLAEKEKVDLIVIGSRGHGILGRFIMGSVSDRVVHYAPCSVTVVR
- a CDS encoding ABC transporter permease → MRSKWNLGSIGLKTATLFGFLFIHIPILIIIMYAFSTDEKTFQFPLPGFTTKWFGVAWERNDIWEAIILSSQVAFISTFIAILLGTLASLAVYRSQFFGKEIISFLVILPIALPGIVTGISLRSAMSLFGIPFSTWTIVIAHATFCIVTVYNNVLARLRRSSHSMVEASMDLGANPWQTFRFVILPNIATALLAGGMLSFALSFDEVIVTTFTAGQQSTVPIWMLTEFIRPRQRPVTNVVAVFVILVTTIPILVAYYLTKEDDGRKK